gggggtccgtcatttcatgtggcccagaagtagatatcgccgtccactccaatacaagtggggaacaggattgtgtctccgcaaaaaatgtctggatatcaatcaaaggctcataattaccttcatgccatgtcctaaaaaaatttaagttttttctttccttaacgccacctcaagcgttttattagccgttatctcgctggggaagaggggtgtgcagctgaaaggagtcgtagtgaagcaaatggcatccgagagggcctagttcagtgctccgttttttggactggttcatctgctgctcaataactctcacggtcctctgcttgcgatcattgtgattcatcatgtattgatccatttattcaaaagatccaaagacaaagaagcggtgcattacggtatcagttctatatttctgcatccggtacgtcacggactaggtcacgtgtcttggccacataacgcggaagcaaatcgctcctgtatgttaccctgcgccactgagcagtttgtataggaatgaatgggcggccattttccagtctgtggtccatcctttaatatgtccatgataacaacaaacagaagcttgctctgggtcacgaggtttgagtacgtgcacgaaggggtcgcgcgcggggcgcgggggagggggacggcagtacgaccgtttgattgacgtacttactgtccaatgcaactcggtggctctggaaatcattggctggagtttttcgagccctgcccgttccacagatgattgacttgtttaattttcctgtcagtacttctaactcagtggctgtaagtgggttatgataaggatttcaagtaattttgcaaaaatggccaaaaaagcgaattccatacccaacctttaatggaaagtgtagttTACTATTCAtgcaaataaattattaattagcttttactgttattcagggctgataagtgcattgacattttaaaatgcaaggcaactaccaTTGAAGTTGAAAATAAtgatcatcattgagattaaacatctcttccagtgtcctggccaagacaggcagtagtagcctacagtcacacatagcagaCACACAAATCATAAGAAAAATAGAACAACTGAAACAGTCGCAAGATTtatcgggaggctcaaggaagggggtaatattaagtttgagcaacaaagtgtaaagacatttcgggaggctcaaggagtagagtaaagtgtagtcttgtggtggattCAGTGACGGACTGGAATTAAAAAACGGCCCTGGCATTTTCACCCACCAGCGGCCCACACGGGGACGCGCACGCGTGCCCGCAACACAAAGATATAACTTCACATGCACGGAAATAACACACACTTTTGTAGCCCCATGAACATTAGTGCTAGCGCTGGTGCTACTAGCTGAAGCTGCACTTGGCGGCTTAAAAAACAAATCGGTCTGTATCGCGCATTTTTTACTGTCAGCCAACAGTAATTTCCTGGATttcgctctctttttctgtgCTCCTCCCTTCTGTCGCTTAATTCCTCGATTCATAGTTCATACTCTGGTATCTTCCAACTTTCAACTTCCAACAACCCTCTATATGCAGACGCGGTCTGATTCGGTTTTGAAATTCCCAGAAGTCATTGCTTCATGTGACTTTTGtaaaccaataataaaataaaaaatacaggcAGATTTGTGGTATTTCAATTTCAAACAATGCACTTTGTAAACATCTGATTGAATAAGGCTCCAAAATAATGTAGACCGATGTAAATATTAAGGGCAACCATGACTGTAGTATATAGACACTCATATCTGGTATAAATAGTGATTCGTTTCCTATTGTGTAGCATGAATAGGGATTTAGAGACAAATCGCCAATTTGATGCTGTTTAACACTAGATGCTTGATAGTGGGCCAAGAGATAATGTGGGGCCGTGTTGCGACGAATCGGCAGCGCGAACCCGACAAGCATGCCGCCCAAACCCGCGGCCCTTCTGGCATCTGCCCGAATGCCAGACCGTCCAGTCCGTCACTGGGTGGattctatagacataattcaccatagccTACTACTAtcttattgacatgttttcattgtgttatagggacactgtctctgtAAGATCACGGCACTTGTTTGTTGCCATGCCGGTCGGtacgatgtttgaatttaacgttttttatatgacaaaatgaaagacctgccgttgcttgtcgaggtgagaaattgtctcttcccttattttatcgcaatttatatagtctatagacagaacatcttacctgggagagtttgtcaacGGCGGAgctgttatgtttttaaacataacggctccgccgtcgACAAACCTCTCCGCCGTTGAcaaacgtcttacctgggcgagtgtcgctgcggtgtgtgcgcgttagTGTATGTTCTTCCCTGCGCTTGtgccgatggcggagccgttaaacgtcttacctgtgcgtgtgtgtgcgcttctgtgcatgtgtcgctgcctttgtgttgacgtgtggtgtgtgcgcgtgcttgtgtgtgtgtttgtacgtgtagtgtgtgcgcatgtgtgtgcgtttccgtgtatgttcgtgcgcatgtgcgtgcttgcgttaGTGtacttacctgcgcgtgtgccaatggcggagccgttaaacgtcttacctgtgtgtgtgtgtgcgtgtgtgtgtcagtgtgtgtgtgtctgcgcttcCGTgaatgtgtcgctgcctttgtcttgcagtgcagtgtgtgcgcgtgcttgtttgtgtgcccatgtgtgtgcgtttccgtgtatgtttgtgcgcaagtgcgtgcttgcgtgtgtgttcttacctgcgcttgtgccgatggcggagccgttaaacgtcttacctgtgtgtgtgtgtgtgtgtgtgtgtgtgtgtgtgtgtgcttccgtgtatgtgtcgctgcctttgttgacgtgcggtgtgtgcacgtgcttgtgtgtgtgcgtgtagtgtgtgtgcgtgtgcgtgcgtttccgtgtatgttcgtgcgcatgtgcgtgcttgcTGTGTatatagctgtgttcgaaatcgttccctatcatggatgtagtgcactaaatagggtgcacgccattttgtagggtgttcgaattctcagtggtccactatatagggcactatatagtggacttaaaatagggtacatacgatgtaccctgcatgttactcccgtataccacaatgcaatgcggtcgtcattttccggaggagaagaagaagctgaataaccgcgaaaacgaatacatttaatgatggagtctccggctttcgtatagaaatgtcaacaatttttttgtgatttaacatagaaaatgtaacattcaaaattagttaaaaaaaacttgaacaaggaaatgtaacattcaacatcaatacaacctccagctttcctcgtgagtgcccggtttgtttacatgatgtgggcgcatctgtctgcgtcacacaaatacccggcgcatttactgacgcaaatgacgtttagaaatgttcagcgtagtgtccgaattctcgttccctattccctatatagtgcactatatcatgtacactatatagggaatagggaacgagtgtatagggaacgatttcaaaCACAGCTTATATGTGTTcgtgcttggcacatgcgcacttgagtaactggtgtgACAGGCCTTCTATTATTGTAGTAAGATGATATCTTAACTGAAATCATGGGCTTGAAGCAGATGCTGTACGATAATATAGAGAAAAATACAGACTTTTAAGACACATGACATTTTCTAGGATGCCAACTTTCTATTAAAAGTCAACCTATTCCACACAACATTTTTCTCTCCAATAGTTTTTCCCTGGATGATACACTGGCCCACACAGAAAcacgaaaaaaacacaagaaaataAGGGAGAAGTTTTGGAGAAGGTTGAGGAAAATGCCCAGAAGCCTGAGGTTCacctcaagaaaaaaaaaaaaacacaaaaacatgcacaaacacacacacacacacgcgcatgcacaccaATATCCATAGGCACACAGAAAAAGCTTTACCTGTACAAAGCTGAACTCCCTCCAGCTGAGTGCATTGCTGACAGAGGGAAGGGAGGTAATTCCCAGCAGAACGTACAGTGCGAATCCCAGAATCCCAACGGAAAAGTAGGAATCAGTATACCAGGCGGAGGTCGTATCGAACACCTCTGTCTTGTTCTCCCGGATCTGACAGAGAAAAAGAGTTGGTAGAAATACAAATCAGGTGGCTTAGCGGCACCTGTTTAGAAATGCTTTATTGATGCTCTTGCCTTACCTGCAGCACTGTGTATGCTCTGATTTCGTATCTCACGTAGTATCTGGAGGCCATATGTAAACAAGAATATCATATATTATTTACCAAGATGTTCCTAAACATTCATAGCTTTATAATGGTCTCACCTAAACTAAAGATGAACATTGGTCTTAAAGTGGTTATCCAGGGATAGGTATACGTGAACAAGGTTGTGCATTTTCTCCTGCAGGTGTGTGGAGGCTATAGAGGGGTGCTGTACAGCATACCTTATGGGGATGAGCAGAGTATAGAGCACATGCAGGAAGGCAAAGCCCAGCGCCAACAGGCCCAGCTGCTTCCTGCACAGCATCCAGTggtccagccaatcagggaagcGCCTGCCAGTCAATAGTTGATCatgatcaattattatttaagaaatgtacatTGCCCGAAACATAATGGCTTCATTGAAACATTTAGCATTTAGATTCTGTAATCAAATTGCAAATTGAGAATAGATGTGAAATGGTCAAAGAGAGAGGTTTGTtgactttgttttgtttgttatgtGGGTTATAAGGGGTGAAGGCAGCTGTTTTCCAAACCAACTCTGGAGGTGTAAACACTATATCACATTTAGATTTATGAGAGGTATGTTGTCATCCGAATCTCTCACAGAGGCATTGAGCGTTATAACGTGCTGAGCTCAGATGTCCACGGTCATCAACAAGAATAAAGCTATTGGGACTCACATGCAAATATATCTGAAACATTGTCAGGCTGTATCACATTTTCTAAAGAATCTGTAGGTCGTAGAAGATGCATTTCTAGAATTAGAAAGCATTAGCCAGCATTAGCCAAAGCAAAGTAAACTTGTACACCTTAATGGCTGCATTCAAACACGTTTTCTGTgactctgtgtgagtgtgagcccATTGTGCCTTTGTGTAAACAGATTAGTTTTAAAGTGGTTGTATGGTCTAGATATTTATCTCATGAACACCAGAAGAATGTGAATGACTAAACTAAGCTCACTGTGGCTCAGCTATTGAAGGTTATCTTCAGTCTGTGCTCGCTGACCTGTACTTGGTTCCTCTATACAGCTGAAGGATGGCAGCCATTACGCCTGGCAGGTAGCACAGAGACAACATGATCAGAGATACGATGGGGAACACCTGCATGAACACACAGGTTATAGAATTGTAACACATGGAGCTGGAGTAGAAGCAACATATTAGCTACTACGGAGGGCCTTCTGGTCcagatggtgtttggatgtttcTACCTTGTTGGCCAGGGACACCATGATCCTAAAGGAGATGTCCTTGTCCTGCTCCACATAGGCATAGATAATGTCTCTGATGAGcaggtagaagaagaagaaggcggtGAGGCCGGTGGCGATGCAGAGAGGTAGCCTCCACTCGGGGAACAGCTGCAGGGGGaagtcctccacctccctggCGGCTGACAGACTGCCTCTGTCCAGGACGCTGAGGCCCAGCCTGGTAGCCAGCTCTCTGACCGCCTGCTTGGCCTCAGCCTTGTCCCCACACAGGAACACCTGGAGATGGGAGGACGACTACAGACTGCACTTTCAGCCTGCTAGACTCAAGGTGTGGCTTATATAAGGCTTCCTCACTTATGCATACTActcattattataattacacaGATGAAGACTAAAGAAGGTATTTGACTCCAGAGGATATAGCGCACGTTACCACCTGCAGTGCCATGGCTTTCTACAGAACATACACCTAATTTTAGACTTTGCTGAAAGAGGTAATAGCAGAAGAAAAAAATTGTATATTCACATACATCCTCCGTcaaacagaaatacacacattccATGTCACACCCCGACACACAATATTTGGTACAtctacacatacaaacacacagacacaaaaatacAGATTGTGTGGTTAAGGGTCCCCAGGGTCTTCCCTACCAGGTCAAACTCAAACGGAAAATTCCACACAGACAGTTCTGGTCAGCTGGAGAGGAAAGCTTTGGTTGGAGCTCAAAGGGACTGAGGGCTAATCCGTCAAAGACCCATGGCTGATACACTTGAGTCGTGATCGTTCTACAAATCAGCGGGCCTTAATGTGTTGATGTCTACAGTTTTAGACTTTGCTGAAAGAGGTAATAGCAGAAGAAAAAAATTGTATATTCACATACATCCTCCGTcaaacagaaatacacacattccATGTCACACCCCGACACACAATATTTGGTACAtctacacatacaaacacacagacacaaaaatacAGATTGTGTGGTTAAGGGTCCCCAGGGTCTTCCCTACCAGGTCAAACTCAAACGGAAAATTCCACACAGACAGTTCTGGTCAGCTGGAGAGGAAAGCTTTGGTTGGAGCTCAAAGGGACTGAGGGCTAATCCGTCAAAGACCCATGGCTGATACACTTGAGTCGTGATCGTTCTACAAATCAGCGGGCCTTAATGTGTTGATGTCTACAGTTTAAGACTAACTAAAGTGTTGTGAGCAGTTGCACTTCAAATCCAGTTTCTTGTCCTGATTATTTTGGGAACATAAAGTCGAAAAAAGATGCATTAATAAAATTGTTATAAGTTCTGCTACTGATAATGATACAAGAAACATTGATTCATTCACTTGTCgcatttttacttatttattttttaacacatATACTTATACAACTACACCCCACCACACTAACttcaaagtacaaaaaaaacactcaaacacagacaagACATACAGATGGACAAACACAGTACCTGTCTGTGAGCATCTGAAGGTCCGTTCTGTAAGGACCAGGCTGAGACTGTATTGAAGGCTTTAACAACAGACGCTGCAGGGACCAGGCTGAAGAAaataaagcaacacacacacttacacacaaagcAATCACCATTTTTATTTGCATACTTTGCATCCGAGAAGTGTGAAGCAGTTGAGTTAATTAGTTTCCCACCTCTGCAAAAACTCAGCATTGGATTCTGGGTAGAGGCCCTTCTTGCTGTTGTTACTGACGTCCACCAATACCTAATGATCAATGGGAATGGGTGAGCAGgttcacgtgacgtcactgtagctttgcgccgccatcttgacgaccgatcccacccactgacccactgatttcagtggtaactcagcaccaacaacaacacgtACAATCACAATCAAACAATGAGGATgcgctcttttattctctttagtgcaggtaatgaaaggttctgaaagatggcatatccatgtagcttactaatgaataaaatgcatacaaaaaacgttgacatataacccactatgttctgctccatttacccaatgttgacatcgtcccagccaaagagtattggtttTAATACCTCATTCAAtgtccaaaataatccataataattcaactcgGGTTTTGTTGTGGGTACAAAATTAATCTTGAAGAAAACTCATCCTAAGCATCCCCGGTGAAATTATCGTCTATATGATTTGATGACTGATTTCAACGATCAATGATAGTAACCCACCACAAACTGTTCACAAGAAGTCACAAATATATAGTACTTATCAGATAAAGATTATTGGTGGCCAAGTGCCTCACTTTAGCGtccttcacccatccagccacagcatattggtaggcatcagtgctcttgaacgttttcaagatatctccactgtatggggaggggttgtggactaaataaatatatatgtcatgaagattgatttgaggcaagcatactaatggacaaaaaaaaaactagggATAACAAATAAGGATCGGAGCCTAAAATCAataatatctctgtctctctctaacattcagatgagcggtgcactgtaaaaacgaaaacttaaaattgttggtctcattatgatttctgagtaaaatgaatataaaacattaagtattcatgtcaactgtgcaattCAATTgagtccaaccaacaatgttgagttttgggtcaagagttgggctcactgtagtatctttgttagcaagacacacgggtttatggtgcgttcgagtattctctgcgaaccgactcggatctcggatctgacgccacgcccacacgcgttttattatttcgctcggtcgttggaggaaaacatggacgccacccggaaagctgttgtcgcggtagcattggcagaggaccaggcgatccaatataagtaggctataggccatagtcaagtcaagtcaagtttatttagatagcacatttaaaacaacagtagttggccgaagtgctgtacacaaatacaatatatttgtgtacataggcagagatacggacgcagtaaggtattgcagtaatacgagtgattgaa
The Gadus macrocephalus chromosome 6, ASM3116895v1 DNA segment above includes these coding regions:
- the LOC132458728 gene encoding metalloreductase STEAP4-like isoform X4 — encoded protein: MPYMVWGQNVGYKTTAVSQSVSQGNGEPHTHCAMSTEVKPGMSLRPLGLEPPPEQELLCIFGTGDLGRSLGQRLLQTGYRVVYGSRRPHSCGPLPPGAQVMSHTEAAQLAAVVIVCVHREHYDFMEEVAPQLKGKVLVDVSNNSKKGLYPESNAEFLQSLVPAASVVKAFNTVSAWSLQNGPSDAHRQVFLCGDKAEAKQAVRELATRLGLSVLDRGSLSAAREVEDFPLQLFPEWRLPLCIATGLTAFFFFYLLIRDIIYAYVEQDKDISFRIMVSLANKVFPIVSLIMLSLCYLPGVMAAILQLYRGTKYRRFPDWLDHWMLCRKQLGLLALGFAFLHVLYTLLIPIRSGRTRQRCSIRPPPGILIPTFPLGFWDSHCTFCWELPPFPLSAMHSAGGSSALYSPSWATSRCCSARSTPTCMAGTGS
- the LOC132458728 gene encoding metalloreductase STEAP4-like isoform X1; translation: MPYMVWGQNVGYKTTAVSQSVSQGNGEPHTHCAMSTEVKPGMSLRPLGLEPPPEQELLCIFGTGDLGRSLGQRLLQTGYRVVYGSRRPHSCGPLPPGAQVMSHTEAAQLAAVVIVCVHREHYDFMEEVAPQLKGKVLVDVSNNSKKGLYPESNAEFLQSLVPAASVVKAFNTVSAWSLQNGPSDAHRQVFLCGDKAEAKQAVRELATRLGLSVLDRGSLSAAREVEDFPLQLFPEWRLPLCIATGLTAFFFFYLLIRDIIYAYVEQDKDISFRIMVSLANKVFPIVSLIMLSLCYLPGVMAAILQLYRGTKYRRFPDWLDHWMLCRKQLGLLALGFAFLHVLYTLLIPIRYYVRYEIRAYTVLQIRENKTEVFDTTSAWYTDSYFSVGILGFALYVLLGITSLPSVSNALSWREFSFVQSKLGHLTLLLCTLHTYLYGWNRFLRPSTYKWWTPPGYMLCLVVPSVVLVLKLLMVLPCVDRSLGRIRQGWERTGPEGEGTKPLMA
- the LOC132458728 gene encoding metalloreductase STEAP4-like isoform X2, coding for MSTEVKPGMSLRPLGLEPPPEQELLCIFGTGDLGRSLGQRLLQTGYRVVYGSRRPHSCGPLPPGAQVMSHTEAAQLAAVVIVCVHREHYDFMEEVAPQLKGKVLVDVSNNSKKGLYPESNAEFLQSLVPAASVVKAFNTVSAWSLQNGPSDAHRQVFLCGDKAEAKQAVRELATRLGLSVLDRGSLSAAREVEDFPLQLFPEWRLPLCIATGLTAFFFFYLLIRDIIYAYVEQDKDISFRIMVSLANKVFPIVSLIMLSLCYLPGVMAAILQLYRGTKYRRFPDWLDHWMLCRKQLGLLALGFAFLHVLYTLLIPIRYYVRYEIRAYTVLQIRENKTEVFDTTSAWYTDSYFSVGILGFALYVLLGITSLPSVSNALSWREFSFVQSKLGHLTLLLCTLHTYLYGWNRFLRPSTYKWWTPPGYMLCLVVPSVVLVLKLLMVLPCVDRSLGRIRQGWERTGPEGEGTKPLMA
- the LOC132458728 gene encoding metalloreductase STEAP4-like isoform X3 translates to MPYMVWGQNVGYKTTAVSQSVSQGNGEPHTHCAMSTEVKPGMSLRPLGLEPPPEQELLCIFGTGDLGRSLGQRLLQTGYRVVYGSRRPHSCGPLPPGAQVMSHTEAAQLAAVVIVCVHREHYDFMEEVAPQLKGKVFLCGDKAEAKQAVRELATRLGLSVLDRGSLSAAREVEDFPLQLFPEWRLPLCIATGLTAFFFFYLLIRDIIYAYVEQDKDISFRIMVSLANKVFPIVSLIMLSLCYLPGVMAAILQLYRGTKYRRFPDWLDHWMLCRKQLGLLALGFAFLHVLYTLLIPIRYYVRYEIRAYTVLQIRENKTEVFDTTSAWYTDSYFSVGILGFALYVLLGITSLPSVSNALSWREFSFVQSKLGHLTLLLCTLHTYLYGWNRFLRPSTYKWWTPPGYMLCLVVPSVVLVLKLLMVLPCVDRSLGRIRQGWERTGPEGEGTKPLMA